Genomic DNA from Epinephelus moara isolate mb chromosome 24, YSFRI_EMoa_1.0, whole genome shotgun sequence:
GGGTTTAATAGGATGTGCGTCAGGGCAGGTACTAAATAACAGGAAGAGACAAAGGGTGTACACACTTTGTTAAGTACGGGTGTGTTTCATGACAATTCTAAATTTTGATAGCAGTGCTCTTTAATGACTTTACAATTTTTCAAACTTAGACATGCAGCTCAGCCCCAAATTCCAAAGtacattttttcctcttacctgtagagttctttattaatctagatttgGTGTGtctagttttggtgtgagttacccagtgttggagatatcagctgtagagatgtttgccttctcttgaatattaaggaactagatggcactctgcttatggtgctcaaagtgccagaaaaataaatgaaaactccacagcagtgtctctttccagaaattatgaccaGCTACACAAGATAATCCACTGacattgttgtgagcagttgaactattttctttgtagcgaactacacctgccaactgtatcactgcacagaaagaggtgtgcatctgctcatggaccagaggcttgtgcttgtgataCTGCGAGATGAAAGGATTAATGGAGTCcttcttggctgagctgtaatgttagctagctgagTGGAGGTGAGCTAGCagagatgcacacttccttttaggcgggtgtagtttgctagaaagaaaatagttcctacttaaaactgctcacaacaaggtcttcGGATTATTTTGAGtgaccgggtcatgatttctagaaagagacattgctgttgagtttttctaaGCATGTTTTGGCCCttcagcaccacaagctgagtgccatctaattccattatattcaagagcaggcagacatctctacggctgatatctccaacactctgcaactcacacagacacaatctagacagataaatagcactacaggtaagaggaaaaaactgtatttttcatttgggggtaaactgtcccttaAGCTAAATGTTAAGTCTAAATTTAAAAGCAAGACATGGACGCAcactgtcaaaattaacacacacagattaaagCTGCTTATTCATTTCAGCAGGCCACAGATAAGGATTTCTTGGAGCAATAACAAAATCATCTTTAAAGTTTTTGACAATAAGCCAATCATTTGTTGAATCAGATTTAGCTATAAGCGTACAACCTGCATGTGTCATTTCCCAGACAGGGAGATGTTATTGTTCCTCCTCTAAGTACTCTGTGgctctgttgtttttcctgctgaTAATGTCCCCTGCAGCATTCTGCATGTCACTGACTATTGTACAGGACTTGACTTCCTCTCAGCATTCTATACCAAAACAGGAATCACATCTTTATCCTCGTGTTAGCGTAGATATTACAGATAAAATGAAAGTAGCCTATTATTTAGtggcttttactttttttaaattaacatttactGTCTTTTCACAGATTTTCAAAATCCACTGCAAGTCCCTCGACCAAAGCTCCGCAGTCATCTGACCATCAAAGTGCAGTCCAAACTGATGTCCAGGCCGTGTCCCCCTGTCCGTGGTCCAAAACCTCCTGTCGCCCCAAAGCCCAGACCCCTGTTTGAGTCTCATACACAGGAGGAGCCCTGCCCCCCACAGCGCCTGAGCAACGGAGACCTGGCTCACTCTGATGGAGAGACGGAGGATCTCCACGAAATGGCTGGGGAGAATCAGGACAAAGAGGAGAAAAGTGAGGCAGAGGATGGGGCTAATGTCGAGGAAACGGAAGAAGAAGTCGACATATTAGATAATGATGCCGACAGCACTGGCTCAGAGGACACAGTCAAAGCAGATGATGGTTCTACTGTTGACACTACTGAGGATGAAAACAATGACACTGACTTGAACCAGCCTGAAGGTGGCAATCACACTGATGATGAGAACAAATCACCGCCTTCACTTACTCCTGCTGAAATGGAAGGTGAGACAGGAGAGGaggcagaagaggaggaacagAGTTTCAGTGAAAACAGTGAAATAGTCTGTGACTCTACAGGAAACTCAGATGGACACGTAGAGGAACAAAGTCTTGATCAAACAGAGTCACTCAGTCAGGGTGATAAGGACAATGATACTGGATGTAATGAAGTGGACAGTGAGCAGAGTGAGGAGTGTTTGCACTGTGATTTAAACACAGATGAGAATGAGCTGGAAGCTGGAGGTTTTGCATTTGGATTCAGCGTGCTTCCAACTGTAACTGAGGAGTATCCCTACGACGTGATTGGCCCCACAGATGATGCTAGTGATACATGTGAGTCATGTGACACAGTTGAAACAGGCGAAACAGGGGTATGGCAACCAGAACGGGCCACCAAGGACCTCTCTGGTTGTTTTAGATTCGCATCCAGTACTGAGGATGTATTTGGGCCTTATTCCGTCATTGAAGCTCTTCCGCCAGATATGACCGGCACTGCTGACCCAGAGTGGAGTCAGGACGATACTGATGACAAACCTTCAAATGAAGTTCAGACAGCAGGTGCTTCTAATCAGGAACCTTACTATGTGTCATCAGATGATGTGGACAAGCTAGAGGATAAGATAGAGGAGGACGCCGAGCAGTCGAATCAGCACAAAGACAAAGCAAGGGACGGTGAGTCAGCTGATGAGTATGCAGACATTGAGGATTCACTCTGCCCTCAAGCAGATAACTTAGAGCAGGTTGAGTGTGTCTCATCAGAGGATTACGTCGAAATAGGCGATgacgaagaagaggaagaaacggAAAAGAAACACATCAAAGGAAAAAGTGTGAAAGAAAGAACGGCTAAACGAGAGCAGGCTTTCCTCAGCCAGAGAACAAGCTGCCAGCCTCGCCTCAGGTTGTGCAACATCACAGTGCCATCAGACCTGGACGTAGGCCGCACCCCAGAGCTCACCAACAGGGTGGTGTTTGCCCACACCACTGAGGCCTTTGAAGAGGACATTGAGGAACTGGACTGCCATATTGTGCCTTACTATGAAGACACAGACTCGGACAGTGATGAGCATATATACGAAGAGGCAGGGTTTGATTCAGAAGGGGAGAACTTTGTGACACTTGATCGAAAGACTATTGTCACACGATCACGCTCTTATTCTGGGAAAGTTCCAGGTTATGTCCCAGAAACTGTGCCAGAGGAGACAGGGACAGAGTACCAGGCCCATGACTACTGCACAGTACCCttggataaaaacaatgaaCCACTTAGCCATTCACAGCAGCCTGGGATCAACTGTTTGGTCCCGTCCATGAAGTCTCGCCACTTCTTGTTTTATTCCCGATCTGCAGAGGGTCCAGAGTTGACGTTGACCAGTCCCACAGAGATCAGCCATTCTCTGAAGGATGATATCAGAATAAGGAGGAAAGATGATAATCTGTCACTCCCATGTGTCATCACCTCTTCTGGAAGCTTCTCCCAGCGTAGCCATCAATCATCCAGTGGTGTTTCTACACCAACCTCTCTAGTGGACATCCCGCCACCCTTTGAGCTGGCCTACATCACTAAAAGACCTGTTACTAAGAGTTCCCCATCCCTCCTGATCCAGCATGAGCATAATGATATACCTAAGAAGAAGAAGTCCTCCTTCAAGCGCTTCCTGGCGCTCAAGTTCAAGAAGAAGACAGATTCGAAGGGTTTCAGCGATGGAAGTGTCCGCTCTTCACGTTCTTCCTCCGAGTCCAGCCACCACGGCCCAGCAAGGGTCATAGAGCTTGATCGTAGAAGCACTGGCAGCTCTCCTCAGCTTCAGTCCCGCATTGTGAACCCGCAGCAGCGTCCTTCAGACCTGCCACCCTTTGTCTTCTACAAAGACCACCAGAGGAGGAAAGGTGACCCGAAAGCTTATGGCAGGGGTGTCTCTAGAGTGGAGTCCTTTGAGGAGCGTTCTCGGCGCTCCGTCATGCCGCTGCCTTTGACCAAACCCCGCTCCATCTCTTTCCCCAGTGCAGACACCTCAGACTATGAAAATATCCCAGCCATGAGCTCAGACTATGAGAACATCCAGATCCCAGGCAGACCCACCAGATCCCACACTGTGACTGAGTTTTTTGAGGACCCAAATCGCACTACAGTCGCCTGCAATGAGAATGATGGCTATGTGGATATGAACAGTTTCCCTGGGATTGACAGCATAACCCAGACATCAAAAGAAGACACTGAAAGGTATAGTAAAAGCTTGATAAATTGGTTTTGTACTATCTCAAGCAAACCTGAAAGGGTAAATTTTGAAGCTACAAAAACACGTTACCTTACATGTTGCAGTGATACCCTGccatacatatatttttgtttttattaacccAGGTTTTGACTTAACTTTCTCTTAAATTTCTGCTGCCAATTCACCTTAGCGGACCCAAAAGTCCTTTACAGACCGAAATTGGTCAAATAATACATCAGTTTATTAAAACCATTTTCAAGCAGTGGTGCCAAATGTTCACCGGTTCCAACTCCTCAAAGgtgaatatttgctggttttctCAGTCGTTTATGATGATAAATTGAACATAttggggttttggactgttggacaaaacaagatatttgaaCACATCAGATTGGACTCTTGGAAACTGAGATGGCTATTTTTCATTCACTATTTTCTTACATCTTATAgacaaacaattaatcaatctgcagaaaaagaaaaaaacactttcggtatggtacctttagaaccaaagtaacccttcagacatggtacctagaccctagcgtttcctctgcaaacagtactctttcatgtgggcggggttgttatcactcactgctccatctaGCACggactgtatttcctcctttatcagtctgcacctcatttatcgtccataGAATGAGgttgcacgctgacattttcagaacaaaaaagaacaggctggagCGAGAGTCTTACTCAATGGGATATTtgaaaatagcgggtttgtgcatttagtctctctaaggcaagctcaggggtttagtgttccCGGAGCCCACAAGAACGACGCTCCACTACGCTTATTTTTCTCCGAGTGAgaattagaatatatgcagttcacaatatctggttgaaattaatatattttttaaacgcTTTACCAGtgtatgtaaaactctccacggtatgaacaaaGATTGCATGAGCCTCAataccagccacaactcagccctgagcagagtgactgtccactattgaccaatcaatgacTGCA
This window encodes:
- the fgd5a gene encoding FYVE, RhoGEF and PH domain-containing protein 5 isoform X1, yielding MNTDFQNPLQVPRPKLRSHLTIKVQSKLMSRPCPPVRGPKPPVAPKPRPLFESHTQEEPCPPQRLSNGDLAHSDGETEDLHEMAGENQDKEEKSEAEDGANVEETEEEVDILDNDADSTGSEDTVKADDGSTVDTTEDENNDTDLNQPEGGNHTDDENKSPPSLTPAEMEGETGEEAEEEEQSFSENSEIVCDSTGNSDGHVEEQSLDQTESLSQGDKDNDTGCNEVDSEQSEECLHCDLNTDENELEAGGFAFGFSVLPTVTEEYPYDVIGPTDDASDTCESCDTVETGETGVWQPERATKDLSGCFRFASSTEDVFGPYSVIEALPPDMTGTADPEWSQDDTDDKPSNEVQTAGASNQEPYYVSSDDVDKLEDKIEEDAEQSNQHKDKARDGESADEYADIEDSLCPQADNLEQVECVSSEDYVEIGDDEEEEETEKKHIKGKSVKERTAKREQAFLSQRTSCQPRLRLCNITVPSDLDVGRTPELTNRVVFAHTTEAFEEDIEELDCHIVPYYEDTDSDSDEHIYEEAGFDSEGENFVTLDRKTIVTRSRSYSGKVPGYVPETVPEETGTEYQAHDYCTVPLDKNNEPLSHSQQPGINCLVPSMKSRHFLFYSRSAEGPELTLTSPTEISHSLKDDIRIRRKDDNLSLPCVITSSGSFSQRSHQSSSGVSTPTSLVDIPPPFELAYITKRPVTKSSPSLLIQHEHNDIPKKKKSSFKRFLALKFKKKTDSKGFSDGSVRSSRSSSESSHHGPARVIELDRRSTGSSPQLQSRIVNPQQRPSDLPPFVFYKDHQRRKGDPKAYGRGVSRVESFEERSRRSVMPLPLTKPRSISFPSADTSDYENIPAMSSDYENIQIPGRPTRSHTVTEFFEDPNRTTVACNENDGYVDMNSFPGIDSITQTSKEDTESAYTEPFPMNPVPAGLSADEDHGRTSEEEEGVAEQSYDRQIDGRSRAFYVAKELLDSERLHVSALKYLQEDFRSAVTEAVGEEEEPVLEEQRLGEILGVLPQVYTLHSSILTELEERVSQWEESQRVVDVILSRQEDFKVFDTFISEYDRSMSLLEESCKDNQAFSDIVKKFEARSPEEAEVPLKHQLLQVIVRVLQYRMLLTDYLNNLSPDSKEYEDTQAALVIVSEVADQANDNLKQGENLLRLVHIEYSVKGKRDLLKPGRMFVKEGTLMKVSRKSRQPRHLFLMNDIMLYTYPQQDGKYRLKNTLSLSGMKVSKPVLDNVLNCLRIEVSDITITLSASSVGEREDWFHTLSRAIADHAAGLCTFGGPCSEAREKLWMALGEAAPVLVSVSHVMMCMNCTTDFSLTLRRHHCNACGKVVCRACSRNRYPLKYLKDRVAKVCDHCYAELRKRGGSISGACGNTSPRTHRASRPLSAVFQSLQPPSLWKSRKSTSSLNQVSLTVEGSTMSGSLQRRKKSKRKWKRLWFLLKDKVLYTFTAREVRGHRVSHTSPKDKVASESLPLQGFTVKLTERPEGEESSNVFHLYHKKTLYYTFRADDPHTARRWVNAMEEATVL
- the fgd5a gene encoding FYVE, RhoGEF and PH domain-containing protein 5 isoform X3, whose translation is MNTDFQNPLQVPRPKLRSHLTIKVQSKLMSRPCPPVRGPKPPVAPKPRPLFESHTQEEPCPPQRLSNGDLAHSDGETEDLHEMAGENQDKEEKSEAEDGANVEETEEEVDILDNDADSTGSEDTVKADDGSTVDTTEDENNDTDLNQPEGGNHTDDENKSPPSLTPAEMEGETGEEAEEEEQSFSENSEIVCDSTGNSDGHVEEQSLDQTESLSQGDKDNDTGCNEVDSEQSEECLHCDLNTDENELEAGGFAFGFSVLPTVTEEYPYDVIGPTDDASDTCESCDTVETGETGVWQPERATKDLSGCFRFASSTEDVFGPYSVIEALPPDMTGTADPEWSQDDTDDKPSNEVQTAGASNQEPYYVSSDDVDKLEDKIEEDAEQSNQHKDKARDGESADEYADIEDSLCPQADNLEQVECVSSEDYVEIGDDEEEEETEKKHIKGKSVKERTAKREQAFLSQRTSCQPRLRLCNITVPSDLDVGRTPELTNRVVFAHTTEAFEEDIEELDCHIVPYYEDTDSDSDEHIYEEAGFDSEGENFVTLDRKTIVTRSRSYSGKVPGYVPETVPEETGTEYQAHDYCTVPLDKNNEPLSHSQQPGINCLVPSMKSRHFLFYSRSAEGPELTLTSPTEISHSLKDDIRIRRKDDNLSLPCVITSSGSFSQRSHQSSSGVSTPTSLVDIPPPFELAYITKRPVTKSSPSLLIQHEHNDIPKKKKSSFKRFLALKFKKKTDSKGFSDGSVRSSRSSSESSHHGPARVIELDRRSTGSSPQLQSRIVNPQQRPSDLPPFVFYKDHQRRKGDPKAYGRGVSRVESFEERSRRSVMPLPLTKPRSISFPSADTSDYENIPAMSSDYENIQIPGRPTRSHTVTEFFEDPNRTTVACNENDGYVDMNSFPGIDSITQTSKEDTESAYTEPFPMNPVPAGLSADEDHGRTSEEEEGVAEQSYDRQIDGRSRAFYVAKELLDSERLHVSALKYLQEDFRSAVTEAVGEEEEPVLEEQRLGEILGVLPQVYTLHSSILTELEERVSQWEESQRVVDVILSRQEDFKVFDTFISEYDRSMSLLEESCKDNQAFSDIVKKFEARSPEEAEVPLKHQLLQVIVRVLQYRMLLTDYLNNLSPDSKEYEDTQAALVIVSEVADQANDNLKQGENLLRLVHIEYSVKGKRDLLKPGRMFVKEGTLMKVSRKSRQPRHLFLMNDIMLYTYPQQDGKYRLKNTLSLSGMKVSKPVLDNVLNCLRIEVSDITITLSASSVGEREDWFHTLSRAIADHAAGLCTFGGPCSEAREKLWMALGEAAPVLVSVSHVMMCMNCTTDFSLTLRRHHCNACGKVVCRACSRNRYPLKYLKDRVAKVCDHCYAELRKRGGSISGACGNTSPRTHRASRPLSAVFQSLQPPSLWKSRKSTSSLNQVSLTVEGSTMSGSLQRRKKSKRKWKRLWFLLKDKDKVASESLPLQGFTVKLTERPEGEESSNVFHLYHKKTLYYTFRADDPHTARRWVNAMEEATVL
- the fgd5a gene encoding FYVE, RhoGEF and PH domain-containing protein 5 isoform X2 — translated: MNTDFQNPLQVPRPKLRSHLTIKVQSKLMSRPCPPVRGPKPPVAPKPRPLFESHTQEEPCPPQRLSNGDLAHSDGETEDLHEMAGENQDKEEKSEAEDGANVEETEEEVDILDNDADSTGSEDTVKADDGSTVDTTEDENNDTDLNQPEGGNHTDDENKSPPSLTPAEMEGETGEEAEEEEQSFSENSEIVCDSTGNSDGHVEEQSLDQTESLSQGDKDNDTGCNEVDSEQSEECLHCDLNTDENELEAGGFAFGFSVLPTVTEEYPYDVIGPTDDASDTCESCDTVETGETGVWQPERATKDLSGCFRFASSTEDVFGPYSVIEALPPDMTGTADPEWSQDDTDDKPSNEVQTAGASNQEPYYVSSDDVDKLEDKIEEDAEQSNQHKDKARDGESADEYADIEDSLCPQADNLEQVECVSSEDYVEIGDDEEEEETEKKHIKGKSVKERTAKREQAFLSQRTSCQPRLRLCNITVPSDLDVGRTPELTNRVVFAHTTEAFEEDIEELDCHIVPYYEDTDSDSDEHIYEEAGFDSEGENFVTLDRKTIVTRSRSYSGKVPGYVPETVPEETGTEYQAHDYCTVPLDKNNEPLSHSQQPGINCLVPSMKSRHFLFYSRSAEGPELTLTSPTEISHSLKDDIRIRRKDDNLSLPCVITSSGSFSQRSHQSSSGVSTPTSLVDIPPPFELAYITKRPVTKSSPSLLIQHEHNDIPKKKKSSFKRFLALKFKKKTDSKGFSDGSVRSSRSSSESSHHGPARVIELDRRSTGSSPQLQSRIVNPQQRPSDLPPFVFYKDHQRRKGDPKAYGRGVSRVESFEERSRRSVMPLPLTKPRSISFPSADTSDYENIPAMSSDYENIQIPGRPTRSHTVTEFFEDPNRTTVACNENDGYVDMNSFPGIDSITQTSKEDTESAYTEPFPMNPVPAGLSADEDHGRTSEEEEGVAEQSYDRQIDGRSRAFYVAKELLDSERLHVSALKYLQEDFRSAVTEAVGEEEEPVLEEQRLGEILGVLPQVYTLHSSILTELEERVSQWEESQRVVDVILSRQEDFKVFDTFISEYDRSMSLLEESCKDNQAFSDIVKKFEARSPEEAEVPLKHQLLQVIVRVLQYRMLLTDYLNNLSPDSKEYEDTQAALVIVSEVADQANDNLKQGENLLRLVHIEYSVKGKRDLLKPGRMFVKEGTLMKVSRKSRQPRHLFLMNDIMLYTYPQQDGKYRLKNTLSLSGMKVSKPVLDNVLNCLRIEVSDITITLSASSVGEREDWFHTLSRAIADHAAGLCTFGGPCSEAREKLWMALGEAAPVLVSVSHVMMCMNCTTDFSLTLRRHHCNACGKVVCRACSRNRYPLKYLKDRVAKVCDHCYAELRKRGGSISGACGNTSPRTHRASRPLSAVFQSLQPPSLWKSRKSTSSLNQVSLTVEGSTMSGSLQRRKKSKRKWKRLWFLLKDKVLYTFTAREDKVASESLPLQGFTVKLTERPEGEESSNVFHLYHKKTLYYTFRADDPHTARRWVNAMEEATVL